CTGCAGATCAACAGCGGCCTCGCCCGGCTGTTCAATGTGCCCTATGACGTATCCGTGCAGCTCATGATCCTGGCCATGATCGCCGTGATGTTCACGGCGTCGGCCCTCACGGCGCTCGACCAGGGCATTCGCTACTTGAGCAACCTCAACATGCTGCTGGCCGCGACCCTGCTGCTCTTCGTGCTGATCGTGGGCCCGACGTCCTTTATTGCATCGATGATGACCAACACGGTGGGCGAGTACCTCGACCATTTCGTGGGCATGAGCTTTTTCACCGCGCCCTTTTCCAACGAGCACTGGGTCGAGCGCTGGACCATGTTCTACTGGGCGTGGGGGCTGAGCTGGGCGCCCTTTGTCGGCACGTTCATCGCGCGCATCTCGCGCGGCCGGACCATTCGTGAATTCGTGCTGGGCGTGATCTTCGTTCCCGTGTTGTTGAGCGTGCTCTGGTTTTCCACTTTCGGCGGAACGGCCATCTACTACGAACTCCAGGGCAGCCCGGGAATCGCAACGGCCGTCAGTGAGGAGATGTCCTCGGCTATCTTCGCGATGTTTACGGCGATGGGGGCGGGTTCCTGGCTGAGCATTCTGGCGGTGGTGCTGGTGGTCACCTTCGTGGTGACATCGGCCGATTCGGCCACGTTCGTTCTGGGGATGTTTACTTCAAAGGGCGTGTTGAACCCGACGCGCCTGGTGCGGGTGCTCTGGGGCGGGCTCCAACTGCTGGTGGCGGGTGTGCTGCTTCTCGGCGGCGGGCTGCTGACGCTGCAGACGGTATCGATCGTCGCAGCCTTTCCGTTCATGCTTCTGATGGTGTTGATGGCCTATTCGCTCTTCAAGGACCTGAAGGCGGAGGTCGATCAGTTCGATGCGCAGGAACGCCTGCTGCTCTCGCGTCTGGAAGCATTCATGTTGAACGAAGAAGAGCGCGAGGCCGCGCGAGTTGCCGCCGAAGAGGCGCACCCGACCGCGGAAGAGGAGCCCCCCTCGATTGCCGAGGAAGAAGCTCCCTCCGAATCATCGGAGGCGCGCGATTCTGAGTGAGCCCGATCAGCAGCCGCCGCAGCAGCCGCTCATCATTTCGTATTCGGGGGCGGGCGGTGCCATCTGCGGCATGTCGGACTCGCCGAGGACTTCGCGCAGGTGCAGGCGCGCGCGGTGGAGGCGGGACTTCAGAGCGGCGACGCTCACGCCGATTTCCTTTGCCGCCTCGGGCGCGCTCTTTCCTTCCACGTCGCGTAGGATGAAGGCCTGATACTGCTCGGTCGGAAGCTCCGAGAGGGCGGCCTCGACGCGGTCCACGAGCTCGGCCGACTCGAGCTGCATCTGCGGCAGGCGCGACCAGTGGGACTCGGGCTCGCGGTCGCGTGAGAGGGAATCGCCCTGCTCATCGGAGTGGTCGGATACTTCGCGCGTGCGGCGGCGCTTTCTGAGCAGCATCAGCGCGGCGTTGCTGGTGACGCTGTAGATCCAGGTCGAGAGGGCCGAGTCGCCGCCGAAGGTGTCGATCTTGCGGAAGATCTGCAGGAAGACATTCTGCAGCACTTCCTCGGCGTCGGCCTCGTTGCGGGTCATGCGCACGGCAAGCCCGAAGATCTGGCGCTCGTAGCGGCGCAGCAGCTCTTCGTAGGCCGCGTTGTCGCCCGTGCGAAGTCCGGCCACCAGGGCCGACTCGCGCGAGTCTTCCTCGCGGGTTGGATAGCTCGGCCGGTAGAGGGTAGTGAGGTTGGTCTGGGCTTCGCGCTTCATATCGTGCGTCCTTCTCTTTTGCATCCCGCCTCTTTACTCCCCGAGTGCGGGTGCCAAACAAAATGATCGTTCCGAATCTCTCCAAAAAAAGAGAGGCTAGTTCTCAGCTCCAAGGCGCAGCCCCTCGCCGCTACAGAGCGGAAGGGATTCAAGCGCCACGTTGATCGAGTTTTGGGCCTGCTCGCGGCTCGCGCCGGCGCGCTTCAAAACCATCAGGCCCTGCAGCATCGTGAGCAGATACTGGGCCAGCGCGTCGAGATCGGCGTCCTCGCGAATCTCGCCGTTGTTCCTGGCCGCCGCCAGGCATGCACGGAAGGCGCCCGAGAGGCGCTGCATGCCGGCCTCGATCTTCTTCTGCGTCGCACTGCAGCGACAGGGGAGGTCGATGGCTGTATTCGTGATGAGACAGCCGCGGACGTCCCCGCCACGCTCCATCATGGCCAGGCCCTGGACAAAGAAGTCGCGAATGGTGCGAAGGCCGCGCTCGGGGGCGCGCTCCAGGGGGGCAATGAATCCACTGGTGATCTGGCGCTGGTAGCGATCGAGCGCTTCGAGAAACAGGCCCTGCTTGCTCCCGAAGGCCTGGTACATCCCGAAACGATTCAAGCCGGTGGCGCACACCAGATCCTGAATCGAAGTGCCCTCGAAGCCCTTGGTCCAGAAGACCTTCATGGCTGCGTCGAGCACCTTTTCGCGGTTGT
The Chrysiogenia bacterium genome window above contains:
- a CDS encoding BCCT family transporter → MSLKSPPLIRSAIDSIREELSGVGAVFYVSISLVAVFAALGIFATRELDSSARTIQDWVTANFGWMYLVVTTSFVLFALFLAISRFGRIRLGADDETPEFSFPSWLAMIFSGGMGVGLVFWGVAEPMTHFNEPPLGLVAAHTQEAARLGLRYAFFHWGFHQWANFAILGLAIAYVRFRHQSHGLISETLRPLWGSRVDGALGNAVDVLTVLSTTFGVATTLGLGALQINSGLARLFNVPYDVSVQLMILAMIAVMFTASALTALDQGIRYLSNLNMLLAATLLLFVLIVGPTSFIASMMTNTVGEYLDHFVGMSFFTAPFSNEHWVERWTMFYWAWGLSWAPFVGTFIARISRGRTIREFVLGVIFVPVLLSVLWFSTFGGTAIYYELQGSPGIATAVSEEMSSAIFAMFTAMGAGSWLSILAVVLVVTFVVTSADSATFVLGMFTSKGVLNPTRLVRVLWGGLQLLVAGVLLLGGGLLTLQTVSIVAAFPFMLLMVLMAYSLFKDLKAEVDQFDAQERLLLSRLEAFMLNEEEREAARVAAEEAHPTAEEEPPSIAEEEAPSESSEARDSE
- a CDS encoding sigma-70 family RNA polymerase sigma factor; translated protein: MKREAQTNLTTLYRPSYPTREEDSRESALVAGLRTGDNAAYEELLRRYERQIFGLAVRMTRNEADAEEVLQNVFLQIFRKIDTFGGDSALSTWIYSVTSNAALMLLRKRRRTREVSDHSDEQGDSLSRDREPESHWSRLPQMQLESAELVDRVEAALSELPTEQYQAFILRDVEGKSAPEAAKEIGVSVAALKSRLHRARLHLREVLGESDMPQMAPPAPEYEMMSGCCGGC
- a CDS encoding TetR/AcrR family transcriptional regulator, with protein sequence MARQKEYNREKVLDAAMKVFWTKGFEGTSIQDLVCATGLNRFGMYQAFGSKQGLFLEALDRYQRQITSGFIAPLERAPERGLRTIRDFFVQGLAMMERGGDVRGCLITNTAIDLPCRCSATQKKIEAGMQRLSGAFRACLAAARNNGEIREDADLDALAQYLLTMLQGLMVLKRAGASREQAQNSINVALESLPLCSGEGLRLGAEN